The following proteins are encoded in a genomic region of Cryptomeria japonica chromosome 11, Sugi_1.0, whole genome shotgun sequence:
- the LOC131058801 gene encoding E3 ubiquitin-protein ligase PUB23-like yields the protein MDSTKIEIPSYFLCPISMQLMKDPVTLCTGATYDRHSIEKWMFTLENKSCPLTKQPLPNTELTPNHTLRRLIQQWCVLNSSAGVQRISTPRPPLDADRLNKLLLDMESFQLKALKKLRSVASDSESNRRLIASSAAPAALISVIESYEEGCCYEVATACEEALGILYSLPLLEESLDSVATSKCVASLASILKRGTSNARFHAAMLLQTVSRKGLGRLVMNANGDLIEGLLEVLTDAVCHKATVAALEMLTAIASDSRRSRMKVVQAGSVSVLIESLPDQTPERKSSCERMLCLLDVLCECAEGRAALASHAMGIPVVSKKIMRVSNLATEKAVRIMWLLCKFAPCKRVIDEMLQIGAVTKLCLLLQCECTAKTKSKVKEMLKLHWKSTSCISFVNLRE from the coding sequence ATGGATTCCACAAAGATTGAAATTCCTTCGTATTTCTTGTGTCCGATATCGATGCAGCTCATGAAAGACCCTGTCACGCTATGCACCGGTGCGACCTACGACCGACACAGCATTGAGAAGTGGATGTTTACATTGGAAAACAAAAGCTGCCCTCTCACAAAGCAACCCCTTCCCAACACTGAGCTCACACCCAACCACACACTGCGACGCCTCATCCAACAATGGTGCGTCCTCAACTCCTCCGCTGGCGTCCAACGGATCTCCACGCCCCGGCCGCCACTCGACGCAGATCGGCTCAATAAATTACTTCTAGACATGGAGTCATTTCAATTGAAGGCGTTGAAAAAGCTCAGATCTGTGGCCAGTGACAGCGAGAGCAACAGGCGGCTCATCGCTTCCTCCGCCGCTCCAGCTGCCCTAATCTCTGTCATTGAGAGCTACGAAGAGGGATGCTGCTACGAAGTTGCGACGGCCTGCGAGGAAGCCTTGGGAATTCTTTATTCTCTTCCCTTGCTGGAGGAGTCGCTAGATTCGGTTGCCACAAGTAAGTGCGTCGCCTCTCTAGCCTCCATTCTTAAGAGGGGCACCTCCAATGCCCGGTTTCATGCCGCCATGCTCTTACAGACGGTGTCAAGGAAAGGCCTGGGGCGGCTCGTTATGAACGCCAACGGTGACTTAATAGAAGGACTTTTGGAAGTGCTGACAGACGCGGTGTGCCACAAGGCAACTGTAGCCGCCCTTGAAATGCTGACTGCAATCGCCTCCGACAGCCGGCGCAGCAGAATGAAAGTCGTCCAGGCAGGGTCAGTCTCCGTGTTGATTGAATCCCTCCCCGATCAGACTCCCGAGAGGAAAAGCAGCTGCGAGAGGATGTTATGTCTTCTCGACGTGTTATGTGAATGCGCAGAAGGAAGGGCTGCCCTGGCCAGCCACGCAATGGGCATCCCTGTAGTGTCTAAGAAAATTATGAGAGTCTCCAACTTGGCAACGGAAAAAGCCGTTCGAATCATGTGGTTGCTTTGTAAATTCGCTCCTTGTAAGCGAGTAATTGATGAAATGTTGCAGATTGGTGCAGTCACCAAACTGTGCTTGCTCCTGCAATGCGAATGCACGGCGAAGACCAAAAGTAAGGTAAAGGAGATGCTCAAATTGCACTGGAAGAGCACTTCTTGCATTTCCTTCGTAAATCTTCGAGAGTAA
- the LOC131058803 gene encoding E3 ubiquitin-protein ligase PUB23-like has protein sequence MDSTQMEIPSYFLCPISMQLMKDPVTLYTGATYDRHSIEEWMFTLGNNTCPLTKQPLHNTDLTPNHTLRRLIQQWCVLNSSAGVQRISTPRPPLDADRLNKLLLHMKSFQVKALKKLRSVAGESESNRRLIASSAAPAALISVIESYSTESRDEEGYCYEVATACEEALGILYSLPLLDETLDSIATSKCLASLAAILKRGTSNARFYSAMLLQTLSRKGLERLVLNANGELIEGVLELLTEEVCHQATVAALEMLTAIASNSRRNRMKAIEAGAVSVLIESLPDQTTEKKGRCERMLCLLNVLCGCAEGRAAMADHAMGIPAVSKKIMRVSDLATEKAVRILWLLCKFSPSKRVIDEMLQTGAVTKLCLLMQCACSAKTRSKVNEVLRMHSKCWKNRCSISSVNFPE, from the coding sequence ATGGATTCCACACAGATGGAAATCCCTTCGTATTTCTTGTGCCCCATATCCATGCAGCTCATGAAAGACCCTGTCACGCTTTATACCGGTGCGACCTACGATCGACACAGCATTGAGGAGTGGATGTTTACACTGGGGAACAACACCTGCCCTCTCACAAAGCAACCCCTTCACAACACTGACCTCACACCCAACCACACACTGCGCCGCCTCATCCAACAATGGTGCGTCCTCAACTCCTCCGCTGGCGTCCAACGGATCTCCACGCCCCGACCACCACTCGACGCGGATCGCCTCAATAAATTACTCCTACACATGAAGTCATTTCAAGTAAAGGCGCTGAAGAAATTGAGATCTGTGGCCGGTGAGAGTGAGAGCAACAGGAGGCTCATCGCTTCCTCCGCCGCACCAGCTGCACTAATCTCTGTCATTGAAAGCTATTCGACAGAAAGTAGGGATGAAGAGGGTTACTGCTACGAAGTTGCGACGGCCTGTGAGGAAGCCTTGGGAATCCTCTATTCTCTTCCTTTGCTGGACGAGACGCTGGATTCGATCGCCACAAGTAAGTGCCTGGCCTCCCTGGCCGCCATTCTTAAGAGAGGCACCTCCAACGCACGGTTTTATTCCGCCATGCTCCTACAGACGCTTTCAAGGAAAGGCCTGGAGCGGCTTGTTTTGAATGCCAACGGTGAGTTAATTGAAGGGGTGCTGGAGCTGTTGACAGAGGAGGTGTGCCACCAGGCCACTGTGGCCGCCCTCGAAATGCTGACTGCAATCGCCTCCAACAGCCGACGCAACAGAATGAAGGCCATCGAGGCAGGGGCAGTGTCCGTGTTGATCGAATCGCTCCCTGATCAGACTACCGAGAAAAAAGGCAGGTGCGAGAGGATGTTATGTCTTCTGAACGTGTTGTGCGGATGTGCAGAAGGAAGGGCTGCCATGGCCGACCACGCAATGGGCATCCCTGCAGTttctaagaaaataatgagagtctCCGATTTGGCAACCGAAAAGGCTGTTCGGATTCTCTGGTTGCTTTGTAAATTCTCTCCTTCGAAGCGAGTAATTGATGAAATGTTGCAGACTGGTGCAGTCACCAAACTGTGCTTGCTCATGCAATGCGCATGCTCGGCCAAGACAAGGAGTAAAGTAAATGAGGTGCTCAGAATGCATAGTAAGTGCTGGAAAAACAGATGTTCCATTTCCTCCGTAAATTTTCCAGAATAA